CAAAGACTAACTGAAAACTGAGACTGAACTGAAAACCGAAAACTGTTACAAATGAAGAATGGAGTAGTATATTGGAACGTTGATCCTGTAATTTTTTGGATCACAAATAGTTTTCCTCTCAAGTATTATGGGGCACTTTTTGCCTGCGGACTTCTTCTTGGGTTTTATATCGTCAGAAATATTTACAAAAAAGAAAATCTTTCCTTAGACAATCTCGATACATTACTTATTTATGTAATTGTTGGAACCGTTTTAGGTGCCAGACTCGGACATTGTATCTTTTATGAACCGGGTTATTTTTTACAGCATCCTGTAGAAATCCTTTTACCCATTCAGAAAATAAATGGTGCTTACGAATTTGTAGGGTATCAGGGACTCGCAAGTCACGGCGGATCGATTGGTGTTTTAACGGCTATGATTTTGTACTGCCGTAAATACAAAGTGAAATTCTTTTCACTTCTGGATAAAATGTCAGTTGCCGTTCCGGTTACGGGAGCTTTTATCAGATTTGGGAATTTTATGAATTCTGAAATCTACGGAAAACCGACTAACGGAAGCTGGGGAGTTGTTTTTGAAAGAGACGATTTAATCCCGAGACATCCCACTCAATTATACGAAGCCTTTGCGTATTTATTGATCTTCGGAATATTATTTTACATGTATAAATCAGAAACTATTCGTAAAGCACACGGATTAATCTTTGGAAGTTTCTTAACTTTATTGTTCCTTGCCCGGTTTATAATTGAATTTTTCAAAGAAAATCAGGAAGCTTTCGAGAATAATATGCTGATTAATATGGGGCAAATCCTGAGTATTCCGTTTATCATTATTGGATTGATTTTGATTATCTGGAAATCAAAAAAAGAAGTAACAATTTAAGTTCCGGTTTTCATTGACCGTTTTTAAGATCAGATTCTGACTGAAAACAACAGCTGAAACCGAAAATTAATTGAAAGACTGAAATATGAAAAATATCTTTAGCTATATCATTTTGTTGTGGGCCGGTTTTGCATTTTCGCAGAACGAACAATTAGCGAACAATTATTATGATAAAGGTGATTTTGAGAAAGCCAAAATTATCTACGAAGACCTTCTAAAAAGTTCGCCGTCTAATACACAGTATTTTTTAAGAACGATCGATTGTTATCAGCAGTTACAGCAATTTGATATTGCCGAAAAAACAATTCAGGAACGGTACAATAGATACAAACAAGGAGTTTTTCTGGTTGAATTAGGGTATAATTACCAATTGCAGAAAAACGAATCCAAAGCAAGGAACTATTACGAACAGGCTATAGAAAAAATAAAAACCAATCCGAATGATGTTTACGGAGTTGGAAATGCTTTCGAAAAAAAGGTTTTGCTGGAATATGCTTTAAAGGCATATCAAACTGCAATGCAGGTACAGCCCAATTACAATTTCAATTTTCAGATTGGGATGCTGTACGGGCAGTTGGGTAAAACCGATTTAATGATTGATCTTCTGCTTACAGAATCATATACAAATCAGCAGAATGCCAATTTGATCCAGACGCAGTTATCCCGTTTTATGAACGGTGAAACCGATAACACGACTTTTAAAGATGCCATGAGAAAAGCGCTGATCCTGAAAACACAAAAAGATCAGGACGTTTTCTGGAATCGTTACTTAAGCTGGTTTTATGTACAGCAGAAAGAGTTTGGAAAAGCCTTTATTCAGGAAAAAGCGATTTACAAACGCGAACCCGAATCTTTAATGAGTATTGTAAATTTGAGTCAGTTTGCACTCAATGAAGATGATACCGAAACGGCTTCGGAGATTTTGAATTTTATTCTTCAAAATACAAAAGACCGTGATCTGCTCATTAAAACAAATGCGAGTTTAATGCAGATAAAGATCGATAAGGCGCAAGAAAAAGATTATCCTGCCATTACAGCCGAATTACAGCAATTACTGGCAACGTATGAAATAAATCCTTTTACCTTATCTTTACAGTTAATTCAGGCGCATTTTCTGGGCTTTAATTTAAAAAAGACTGAAGAGGCCAAAACGATAGTTAAAAAGGCTTTAGAATTAAATTTAAATGCCTATCAGCAGGCAGATGCCAAAATGGAACTGGCGGATATTCTGCTTCTGGAAGAAAAGTTCAATCAGGCGTTAATTTATTATTCGCAGATTCAGCTGGATTTAAAAAATGATGTCATGTCCCACGAAGCCAGTTTAAAAGCAGCGAAGACGAGTTATTTCAAAACTGATTTTGAATGGGCTTTAAAACAATTTAAAGAATTAAAATCGGCGAACACACAATTAATTGCCAATGACGCTCTTGAATATTTTCTGTTGATTAATGATAACACCGCCGCCGATTCGACACAAACGGCTCTGAAACAGTTTGCCAAAGGTGACTTTTTACTCTATCAGAATAAAAAACCGGAGGCGATAACGCAGTTTCAAAATATTCTAAAGAACTTTAAAGGACAGGAAATTGAAGCGGTAACTTTGCTGCGATTAGGTAAAATTTATGAAGGACAGAAGGATTTTACTTCGGCTTTAACCCAATACCAGCAGATCATTGACAATCACAGTGACGGAATTTATGTAGATGAAGCGTTATTCTTTTCGGCAGAAATTTACAATGATGAACTAAAAGATACAGAAAAGGCCAAGCCATTATACGAAAAGGTAATTTTTAACCATCAGGACAGTATTTACTTTGTCGATGCCAGAAAAAAATACCGCGAACTGAGAGGAGATAAGAATTTGTAGTTTGGTTTAAGCGGTTAATCGATTAACCGCTTAACCGAAAAACGATTAAACAAGAAAACATGATTATTTACAACGTTACCACTAATATACACGAAAGCGTTCATGACCAATGGCTAAAATGGATGCAGGAAAAACATATTCCTGAAATTCTGGCAACAGAAAAATTCTCTTCGGCACGAATCGTAAAAGTTTTGATTGAAGAAGAAATGGGAGGCGTAACATATTCGGTTCAATATACAACCGACAGCAAAGAGACTCTGGAAAAATATTATCTGGAAGATCAGCCAAAATTTGACAAGGAAGCTCTGGAATTATTTGCAGATAAGATGCTTTCTTTCAGAACAGAACTGGAGGTAATTTCGGAACACTAGTTTTTAGTTGTGTTTTTAATTAGAAAAGAATAGAATCTGTTGCAAGGATAACTTTTACAAGACAGGGATATCTGCTTAATACCTAAAAAGGGTATATTTGCAAAAAAATAATTTCTAACTAAAAATTGTGCTTATCCACTCATCTTGTTTATGAAAAACCTGCAAATGAAACTTGTTTTATTTTTATTACTAAGTCTTAATGTTTGTTGTCAAATTAAAAACGAGGTGCTGAATCAAGAAGAAACGACAAAACCTATTGTTTTACAGCTTAATGAGTTTAGGGAAATTGAAGGTGTTTCGAAAGAAATCTTGCAAAATGTAGTCTTTTCTAAATATGAAGTGTTAAAAATAAAAAATGAAGAGTCGCCTAAATCATTTGGAGAAATGACAGGATTTGCAACGCAGATTTATTCTACGGGTAATGAAATTAATGACTACATTAATGAAATTAAAGCTGAAATTTCTGAAGAGGACTGTTTTGTAACAAACGAAACAATACTTTATGATGCATTTGTTAAGCAAGAATATGCTGTTTTAAAAAACAAAATAGACAAGTTTTACAAACAAAATAAAGTAATTATAGCGTCTTCAAGAGTTTATGATTCTTTGAAAGAAAACAATGAAAAAGCGTTTAATACTAATAAAACCTTCACAAATAAAGAAAATAAAAGTGTAGATTTTTTAAACTATAAATTCGGTTATAAAGCCAATATTGGACTGCTGACAAGTTTAGAAAAAATTCAATTTGAAATTGTTCATTTTCAATATATGTTCATGAATACGATTATGGGGTCTGCTCATTAAAAATTACATCAGTAAATTAATAAAAGCAGAAAGCAAACAACAAATATGGAAAAAGTAAAAGCCAAAAAACATTTAGGGCAGCATTTTCTTAAAGACGAAAGTATCGCAAAAGCAATTGCCGATACTTTGAGCCTGAAAGGATACGAGGAGGTTTTAGAAATAGGACCGGGGATGGGTGTGCTTACTAAATATTTACTTGACAAGCCGATTATAACCCGAGTAATCGAGATTGATACGGAATCTGTTGCGTATTTGGATGCCAACTATCCAAAATTAAAAGACAAAATTATTTCAGAAGACTTCCTGAAATACAATATAAACAAGGTTTACGAAAACAAACAATTTGCCATAATTGGCAACTTCCCTTATAACATTTCATCTCAAATTGTATTTAGAACATTAGAGTTTAGAGATCAGATCCCGGAATTCTCCGGAATGTTCCAAAAGGAAGTAGCAGAGCGAATTTGTGAAAAAAAAGGATCAAAAACCTACGGAATCCTGTCTGTCCTGGCACAGGCTTTCTATGATACTGAGTATTTGTTTACTGTAGACGAAAATGTTTTTATTCCTCCGCCCAAGGTTAAATCGGGTGTGATGAAAATGACCCGAAAGGAAGATTACAGCCTTCCTTGTGGTGAAAAGTTATTTTTTACGGTTGTAAAAACGGCTTTTCAGCAGAGACGAAAAACATTACGTAACAGTTTGAAAACATTAAATTTATCTGATAAACTGCGAGAAGACACTATCTTTGATAAACGTCCCGAACAGCTTAGCGTTGACGAATTTATCGTTTTGACTCAAAAAATAGAAGCCGATGGAGTTCAAAGTTAGCAGAGAATTTATACAGCAGTTAGAGGAGCTGATCGTTAAGAAAAATGATAATGAACTTGAAATTTTACTTAATGATCTTCACCATGCCGATATCGCCGAAATTCTTGAAGAATTAGATTTTGACGAAGCAACTTACATTTTTAAGGTTTTAGATAGTGATAAAACCGCAGAAATCCTTCTTGAATTAGAAGATGACCTGCGCGAAAATATCTTAAGCCGACTTTCGCCAAAGGAAATCGCGGAAGAGCTTGACGAGCTTGAAACAAATGACGCCGCCGATATTATCGCTGAACTTTCGCAGGAAATCAAAGAAGAGGTAATTTCTGAGTTAGTCGATGTTGAACACGCAAAAGACATTGTCGAATTATTGCGCTATGACGAAAACACGGCGGGTGGTTTGATGGGTAAAGAGCTTGTAAAAGTAAACGAAAACTGGAATGTTCTGACCTGTGTAAAAGAAATGCGGATTCAGGCCGAAAATGTTTCAAGAGTACACTCCATTTATGTTGTCGATGATGAAAACCGATTAAAGGGGCGTTTGTCTTTAAAAGATTTACTGACTTCATCGACCAAAACCCAGATTGGGGATGTCTATATCCGAAAATTAAATTTTGTAAAGGTAGATACCGAAGATGTCGAAGTCGCACGTATCATGCAAAAGTACGACTTAGAGGCAATTCCGGTTGTAGATGAGCTGGGTCGTTTGGTAGGAAGAATTACGATCGACGATATCGTAGACGTAATCAAGGAAGAAGCCGATAAAGATTACCAGTTAGCGGCGGGTATTACACAAGACGTTGAGTCGAATGACAGTGTTCTCGAGCTCACAAAAGCCCGTATACCATGGCTGTTGATTGGAATGGTGATTGAAATTGTAGCTTCTTTTGTTTTGAAAGATAATGAAACCGCTTTTCAGAAATATTCAACTTTAATTATTTTCGTACCCTTACTTTCGGCTACAGCAGGAAATATTGGAGTTCAGGCATCGGCAATCGTAGTTCAGGGTCTGGCAAACGGAACACTGAAAGAATTCAGCCGAAGTTATTTCAGCAAAGAAATTACCGTTTCGATGATTTCAGGAAGTATTATTTCGTTGCTGCTTTTGGGGTATCATTCACTTATGTATCAACAGTATCTGGTGGGAGTGGCTATTTCAATTTCGATGATTGTGGTTATTATGTTTGCAGCGACTTTGGGAACTTTAGTACCGCTTTTTCTTCATAAAAATAAAATCGATCCGGCAATTGCCACAGGACCGTTTATCACAACAACCAATGATGTATTTGGAATTATGCTTTATTTTGGCGTAGCCAAAATGATTCTTGGGTTTTAAATTTTTGCCACAAAATAATAGATTACAGTGATTTAAAATCTCCAAAATCTGTGTAATTTGTGAGGCGAAAAATCTACTGTAAAACAGCTGCTATAAATTAAAACCAGGAAGAATGAAAGTACATATTATTGGAGGAGGAAACCTTGGCGTTTCTATTGCCCTGGGAATTGCTAAATTCTCAAAAAACAATCAGGTAACCGTTACAAGAAGAAATACAGCCTCGATTCAGTATTTGTCAGAATACGGAATTACGGTTTCTAATGATAACAAACATAATATTCAGGAAGCCGATGTGGTGATTCTTACTATAAAACCGTATCAGGTTGATACTGTTTTAGGCGAAATACTTCCGGTTATTCAAAATAAAACCATTGCTTCGGCTGTAAGCGGTTTGTCGCTTGACATGCTTAAGTCCAAAACAAACAATGCGTATCCGGTTGTGCGTATTATGCCCAATATTGCAGCACAGTTTGGAGAATCGGCAACTTGTATTTCTTTTCCTGAAAAATATAAAGAAAATGCTGCGCCAATTGTAGACTTGTTTCAGGATTTAGGAACAGCTCCTGTAATCGACGAAAAGTTAATGGATGCGGCGACTGTTTTAGGCGCATGCGGAACAGCTTATGCATTACGCTATATTCGTGCTTCTATGCAGGCCGGAATCGAAATAGGATTCGATTCTAATACCGCTCTTGCCATTGCGGCGCAAACAGTAAAAGGGGCAGCAAAAATGCTGTTGGAAGAACGAGTGCACCCGGAACAGTTAATTGATCGTGTAACAACGCCTCAAGGCTGTACAATTGTTGGTTTAAATGAAATGGAACACAATGGTTTCAGTTCATCTTTAATAAAAGGGATAAAGACTTCTTTGAAACAAATCAAAGGTTAAGATTATAAATTTCAATATTTAAATTCCAAATTCCAATTCTTATTGGGCTTTGGAATTTTTTTGTTTAAAGATTTGTGACCGAGTTATTTTTATTAATTAGAATTCGATATTTGGAATTTAAATATTGAGATTTTACAACTTAACCATTTTCTTAGATAAAATAAACTTTAAGTAAACGAATCCAATAATTCCGGAAATCAAAGACGCAATTAGAATGGCAATTTTAGAGTACAGAATAATCTCAGGAGTTTTAAATGCCAGAAGCGTTATAAAAATCGACATAGTAAAACCAATACCCGCCAGCATTCCGGCGCCAAGAATATGTGCCCACCTTAAGTTTTTTGGCAATGCGCATAATCCCGCACTTACCCCGATAGATGAAAACAGAATAATTCCTAAAGGTTTGCCTACAACGAGACCTAAAAAAATGCCGTAAACATTTGTATTGTTTAACCCCGAGTACCAGTCAGAATCAATTGCAATGCAGGTGTTAGCTATGGCAAACAGCGGGAGAATAAAAAAAGCAGCGGGCTGATGTAAAAAATGCTGCAGCCTGTATGATGATGTTTTTTCGCCTCCATCACCAAACGGAATCACAAATGCCAGGATTACTCCTGTTATGGTAGCATGAACACCCGAATTCAGCATAAAATACCACATAATAATCCCCCCAATTAAATACGGAATGAGATTATGAATTTTCATTCGGTTTAAAATAAAAAGCAGAATCCAGATTCCTAAAGCGATTCCGAGATTTAGAAAAGAAATAGAAGTAGTATAAAAAATGGCAATTACAATTATGGCGCCCAAATCATCAATGACAGCCAGTGCGGTTAAGAATACTTTGAGAGATGCCGGGACTTTATTTCCTAAAAGCGATAATATTCCAATTGCAAAAGCAATGTCCGTTGCCATAGGAATTCCTGCTCCGTTTTGAGTTCCTGTACCAAAGTTTAAAGCCAGAAAGAACCCCGCCGGTACCAGCATACCTCCAAATGCGGCTATAATAGGAAGTGATGCATTTTTGATATTCGACAATTCACCGTGGTATATTTCGCGTTCCAGTTCCAGACCAATCAGTAAAAAGAAAATAGTCATTAAACCATCGTTTATCCAGTGCGTAATCGAATGTCCGGCGATGTCTTTTTGCCAAAAAGCAATATAAGGATCTGCGATAGAAGAGTTCGCCAGATATAATGAGATAATCGTAACAAATAATAAGAGTAATCCCCCTGATTTTTCGTTTTCAAAAAAGGCTTTAAAAGTCTTGGTTAGTTTCATTTTGGAGGGTTATGAAGATTTAATACAGAGTTACATAATTCCTTGCACTTTCAAAGTTAAAAAAAATCTGACCAATAAAAAATTTTGACTTGTTGGAGGTTGTTTGCTGCTAAACCGGAAAGACATGAGGTTTTTGTTTTTTGAGTCTGATTCACCAAAATGTGATTTGAGTTTGAGGAGTTTCTTTTTTTAACGATTATTTAGCCCGCCGGTGTGTTTTTTAAAAACTTTTAATGAAGAATATGATGTATTTTTGTTTGATATTAAACACAATAAAAATGAGCATAAAAATTCTTCATATCGACAGCAATCATCCGGTTCTTTGGAATCAGCTTGAAGAAGCCGGTTTTGAAAACCACGCCGATTTTAAATCTTCTAAAGAAGAAATAGAAGCCAAAATTCAGGACTATAACGGAATCGTAATTCGCAGCCGTTTCAAAATCGACAAGACTTTTTTAGATAAAGCTGTAAATCTGCAGTTTATTGCAAGAGTAGGTGCAGGTCTCGAAAGTATTGATTGCGACTATGCTTCGGCAAAAGGAATTCATTTAATTGCGGCGCCTGAAGGAAACCGAAATGCAGTTGCAGAACATTCGCTTGGCGTAATCCTGTCGCTTTTTAATAATCTGAATAAGGCAGATATGGAGGTAAAAGCAGGACAGTGGAACCGCGAAAGCAACCGTGGTCATGAGCTGGACGGGAAAACGGTTGGAATAATTGGTTACGGAAATATGGGGAAAGCCTTTGCTAAAAAACTCCGTGGTTTTGATGTTGAGGTTTTGTTTCACGATATTTTGGATGGAATAGGAGATGAAAATGCCAGACAGGTTCCGCTTAGTGAATTACAAAAGAAAGCAGATGTTTTAAGTCTGCATCTTCCATGGACGCCGGAGACCGATAAAATGGTAAATGTCGATTTTATCAATGCATTTGAAAAACCATTCTGGATTATAAATACTTCGCGAGGTAAAAATATCGTAACAGCCGATCTAGTTGAAGCGATGAAATCAAAAAAGGTTTTAGGTGCAGGTCTTGATGTTTTGGAATACGAAAAACTATCATTTGAGACACTTTTTCAGGATAAAAACACACCCGAAGCATTTCAGTATTTATTAGAAGCGGATAATGCTTTACTAACACCTCATATTGCAGGCTGGACTTTCGAAAGTCATGAACGTCTTGCGCAGGTAATAGTCGATAAAATCAAGGCTGTGTATGCTTCAAACTAGGTTTTAGCCTTCAATTTTAAATAACGAGTCTTTTCCTGTAAATTTTTCGTTACCGATTAGTTTTATTTGTTAATTTTTAATAATATTGTTGCCGTTTTAAAAGAATTGGTCTAAATAAAGCAATTTTTTTAAACGGGGAGAAACCGAAAATCCTTTTAAAGAGTAGGTATTTTAACAAATTTAATTTTAACGATTATGATTGAATGGTACAAAAAAGTAGTTTTTCAAAACTATGCGAATTTTAATGGAAGAGCCAGAAGAAAAGAATATTGGATGTTTGTTTTGGTTAATATGATCATTAGCATTCCTTTAAATTATATCCTTCCTTTGGCAGTAACTCCTTCACTTGCTTTTCTTGGAACAATTTACAGTTTAGCAGTATTAGTACCTTCTATCGCTGTTGGTGTACGAAGAATGCATGATGTGGGTAAAAGCGGATGGTTTATTCTAATTCCTATCTACAACTTAATATTAGCTTGTACAGAAGGAGAAAGAGGAGCAAATGCTTATGGTCCGGATCCTAAAAATGAGTTTGAAGAAATGAACGAAATTGGTAAAGCTGAATTATAATCTTTATTAAAATGGAAACTACAAAACAAGAAAGCTGGAATACACCATCTCAGCCATCACAAGAAAATAAAAAAGTACTTGCAGGAGTACTTGGAATCTTATTCGGAGGATTTGGAGTGCACAAATTTGTATTAGGATACACACAGGAAGGAATTATTCAGTTAGTTATTTCTGTTGTTACCTGCGGAATAGGAAGTTTCATAGGTCTTATTGAAGGAATTATTTACCTGACAAAATCAGATGAAGAATTCTATCAGACTTACCAGGTAGGTAAAAAAGGCTGGTTCTAAAAAACGTATAAATCCCATTTGTTATTCAAATGGGATTTTTTGATTATACATACATACAGATTTTAAACTATTACTAATTTTTAAAGGAAAAGCTATGAGTGCAGAATCAGAATTTGGAAGTTCAAAACCAGAAAACAAAAAAGTGACAGCCGGAATTCTTGCCATCCTGTTAGGAGGATTTGGAGTTCATAAGTTTTATTTAGGATACAGCAAAGAAGGTATTATTCAGCTTATTCTGGGGCTTTTGTGCGGAGTAGGTGCTGTTATCGCCCTGATCGAAGGAATCATCTATCTGACTAAATCAGATGAAGATTTTTATCAAACATATCAGGTTGGCCAGAAAGGCTGGTTCTAATGTAGGAATCAAATTAGGTTTAAAAAAAATTGTAATGAAAAAGTCCCGCTTGTTCTTCATGCGGGATTTTGTTTTTTAAGATTAATACCAGTAAAAATTAGGTAAAGCTAAGGAGAGAAAAAGTAAAAGTTAATAGAATTTTGTTTTTAAAATCGGATTTTATCCCGAATTTAGTAAAAGAATTAACAGTACTTCGAAATAGCTAACGATTTCAGATGTGCAAAAAATATGATTTGTGGGATTTTTTAAAAGTAACAAAAGTAAAATTGAAGAGCCAAAGGTTCTTTTAACAGTAAGAAGCCATAGCTGTCCGATTACTGCATTCGTAGAACAGGATAACAGAACAGCATATTTCTATCTCCAGGGAGACCATGAAGATTTTGGTGTCAAAAGCTGCTGGATTAGAAATCTTTCCGAAGCACCGCAGGAAATAGAAGAAAAATTGATGGAGCAAGGTGTCGCGCCTATGTTAACCAGAGAGTTTTGTAAATTTCCGGAAGGACAGGAAGCTCTTAATGAAGATAATCTTGAAATTATCTGGCTGGAAGAAGGCGATGGAGCTGCATTGCTGGAAAACGGAGAAATCTTGTGTGTAATACCGAGCTGGAGTGGTAGCGAAGGTTTTCACGGATATGCCCGCGATTGTATTGGAACAGGTTATTTTGCATGGGAACTTTCGGAAGAAAATGAAATGCGTAAGCGTGTTGCTGATACTGCCGCATTTTTTGAAGCATGGACTAAAGAACCGAATCCTTTTGGATTGCAGCAGCCAGAAATTTTAAATTATTATGACGAAATATTCGGGCAAAGCGATAAGTACTTCGCAATCGATGAACCAGACGGTATTCCAAAAGGTTTATATGTGCTTGAAGGAAGCGAAAAATGCGTCTTTGCAACTGTGGCAGTATCCTTGCGTCCGCAGCCAAAAGTAGAAATGTATTATGAAAATCCTGCTCAGGCTAATCGAATTGAACTTGGGACTATTTTAAAATCAGGATTAACAAATGAACAGGTAAACAATGTTGCGAGTCTTATAAGCGGGATTACAGCAATTCCCTGGGAGTATATTACTTTTTTGGCAGAAGGGCATACGGTAGAATTTCAAACTAATATTAGCGAGAAATATAAATATGCAGTTCTAACAAGTAAATTAAAAGTGCTGCCAAAAATGAGCCTGACTGGTTTTAATAATACAAATGTCTGCTTTCTATGGATTGTTCCTGTTTCAGAAAGAGAATGGGAAGTCATGAAAGAATCCGGTTCGCAGGCTATTCTGGGTAAATTAGACGATATAGGAGAAGAAATCTTCAATTTGGACAGGGAAGAAGTTGTTTAAAAAAAGCAAGCTAAAACAAGCTGGTTTCGAACATAAAAAAAACTCATAAGTTTTAAGCTTATGAGTTTTTGATTTTATATAGAAACGGAGATTGTTAATCTTCTTTTTCAGAAAGTTTTCTTTCCAGTTCAATCTGAAATTCTTCAATAACCGGTTTCATAGTGCTTTCCGGAATATCGGCTATTCTAATGTACATCAAACCGTCGATTGCATTGTTGAATAGCGGGTCAACATTAAAAGCAACTACACGCGCATTCTGTTTGATGTATTTCTTAATTAAAACCGGAAGGCGTAAGTTTCCTGGTTCCAGTTCGTCGATGATTTTGTCAAACTTGTTTAAATCAGATTCGGCTTCATCAAAAATAAAGTCTTTATCAGCATCTTTCAGTTTTACTTTATATGCTTTTTTTGGATGAATGTACTGTGCAATATACGGATCGTAATAGTTTGATTTCATAAACTCAATCATCAATGATTTAGAGAAATCAGAGAACTGGTTACTGATACTTACACCGCCTACCAGATATTTATGCTCAGGATGGCGTAAAGTAGTATGAATAATCCCTTTCCATAACAAAAATAACGGCATTGGTTTTTGCTGATATTCACGAGTGATAAAAGCTCGTCCCATTTCGATAGATTTGTGCATCATATCGTGAAGTTCCGGTTCAAATCTGAATAAATCTGTCAGATAAAAACCTTCAATGCCATATTTCGGATAAATCTCAGAACCTAACCCCATACGGTAAGCTCCGGCGATTCTTTTGGTTTCATCATCCCATAAAAACATGTGGTGATAATATTGGTCGTATTCGTCTATATCAATAGATTCATTGGTTCCTTCGCCCACTTCACGGAAAGTAATTTCGCGAAGGCGCCCGATTTCATGAAGGATATTCGGAATTGATTTTGCTCTGGCAAAGAAAACTTCATAATTTTTACTCTGAAGGAATCTGCAGTCGCTGTTTCGTAACGCCTGAACTTCATCAATCATTTTTGATTCGTTTGCCGGTGTAACGATTTTTTTTGGTGTTTTTGTAATTTTAAGACTTGCCGTATCAATCAGTTTTGTGTCTTTTTCAAACGGATTGGCCAGCATATAGGTTTTTCTTCGTAAGAATTCTGAGTATTCTTCAAACGATTCGATTTCGTTTTGCTCACTTACAGAAATTGGTTTTCCAATACGAACTTTAATAACACGGTCTTTCTGTGTAAGCAGTTCAGAAGGCAGTTTTGCTGTACGCAGTGTATCATCTATTTTAGAAAGCCAGTAAAAAAGTTTACTGTTCTTGGCATGAAAATAAATAGGCACAACCGGTACTTTGGCTTTTCGGATCAGTTTAATGGCACCTTCTTCCCAAGGTTTGTCTACTACTAATTTTCCGTCTTTATAAGTAGAAACTTCACCGGCAGGGAAAATTCCCAACGGTTTTCCATCGCTCAAATGACGAAGCGTTTCTTTAATTCCCACCACGCTTGATTTGGCATCCTTATGATTTTCAAAAGGATTAACCGGCATGATGTATTTTTTAAGCGGCACGATTCTGTGCAGTAAAAAATTAGCAATGATTTTGAAATTCGGCTCTCTTTCAAGCATTAATTTCAATAATAAAATCCCATCAATTCCCCCAAGCGGGTGATTTGAAATGGTAATGTAAGCGCCATCTTTAGGCAGACGTTTTAAATCTTCTTCCGGAATTTCAAATTTGATTTCCATCTCATCCAAAATTCCATTCAAAAACGCAACATCTTCCAGATGTTTATTATGATCGTAAATTTTATTAAGGGTAGAGATCTTAAGGACCTTCATAAGA
This portion of the Flavobacterium gelatinilyticum genome encodes:
- a CDS encoding lysophospholipid acyltransferase family protein, which produces MGLVTAKEVAKAINVEKYGVFGTFSGWILMKVLKISTLNKIYDHNKHLEDVAFLNGILDEMEIKFEIPEEDLKRLPKDGAYITISNHPLGGIDGILLLKLMLEREPNFKIIANFLLHRIVPLKKYIMPVNPFENHKDAKSSVVGIKETLRHLSDGKPLGIFPAGEVSTYKDGKLVVDKPWEEGAIKLIRKAKVPVVPIYFHAKNSKLFYWLSKIDDTLRTAKLPSELLTQKDRVIKVRIGKPISVSEQNEIESFEEYSEFLRRKTYMLANPFEKDTKLIDTASLKITKTPKKIVTPANESKMIDEVQALRNSDCRFLQSKNYEVFFARAKSIPNILHEIGRLREITFREVGEGTNESIDIDEYDQYYHHMFLWDDETKRIAGAYRMGLGSEIYPKYGIEGFYLTDLFRFEPELHDMMHKSIEMGRAFITREYQQKPMPLFLLWKGIIHTTLRHPEHKYLVGGVSISNQFSDFSKSLMIEFMKSNYYDPYIAQYIHPKKAYKVKLKDADKDFIFDEAESDLNKFDKIIDELEPGNLRLPVLIKKYIKQNARVVAFNVDPLFNNAIDGLMYIRIADIPESTMKPVIEEFQIELERKLSEKED